In one Colletotrichum destructivum chromosome 2, complete sequence genomic region, the following are encoded:
- a CDS encoding Putative FAD-binding domain, acetoacetate decarboxylase, FAD/NAD(P)-binding domain superfamily, with protein MLVNGDSHQPSGGHSTPLVHDHPRPLKIAIVGAGIGGLSAAIALRRHGHHVDLYEQSRLANETGAAVHLAPNANGLLRRWGIYAEAFGANPLHHFKERNLRNQGGFDVDVRKSQGQWQHPWQLVHRAYLHSEIRKVATGEDDGVSPPAKVHVGSKVVGANPEKGELHLEDGTTVQADVILGADGIYSKVRRLITGNDQKLLRSGKAAFRFLIPRAAALKDPVTAPLVDKENSLGIWFDTDRRIVVYPCNNNQFLNFVCIHPDTESHATATDEWNKKGSIEQLLKVYQEFDPAVLQLIKKVHPDEVNVWQLLDMDAMPKWVNGKLALLGDAAHPFTPHQGQGAGQAMEDAAALAIVLPKGTSPEDVTERLQLYEKIRMERAHTIQEFSRQAGKDRIPGQPPAIQMMNYTNYNFGHDEHDHATKIFNKYLWSKKKDLYWRMPIGFGPFPGPRQDFYGRRQPSELDRTFKTISVKFLTSRTFLETILPTDSFRFKEPGTVCTASLSVTQVNNMSWLGGGGYNHLGLYIHGIEYVKHDGNSINGTHLAVLFESLADPIVSGREELGMPKLFCDIDVEHHATAARVRASWRGTKFVDITLKNLQPDTPDTEHGIIGGEADFGILTYRYIPSVGEPGKADAEYACVVPHEEEARDVPATVHAVSRSSDVFVKMEGHDWEKLPTLHHVAKFLAEIPIYKVAGAKVVEGKGVPNVSAARRIE; from the exons ATGTTGGTCAACGGCGATTCCCACCAACCCAGTGGCGGTCACTCTACTCCTTTGGTCCACGACCATCCCCGACCTCTCAAAATTGCCATTGTCGGCGCAGGCATCGGAGGTCTGAGTGCTGCTATCGCGTTACGTCGACATGGCCACCACGTAGAT CTCTACGAGCAGTCGAGGCTCGCAAACGAGACCGGCGCCGCTGTGCACCTGGCACCCAACGCCAACGGTCTTCTGAGGAGATGGGGCATCTACGCCGAGGCCTTTGGCGCCAACCCCTTACACCATTTCAAGGAGAGGAACCTACGCAACCAGGGCGGCTTTGACGTCGACGTCAGAAAGTCCCAGGGCCAGTGGCAGCACCCGTGGCAGCTAGTCCACCGCGCCTACCTGCACTCCGAAATCCGGAAGGTTGCcacgggcgaggacgacggcgtcagcCCCCCAGCCAAGGTCCACGTTGGGTCCAAGGTTGTTGGTGCCAATCCTGAAAAGGGCGAGTTGCATCTAGAGGATGGCACAACTGTGCAAGCAGACGTCATTCTCGGTGCCGACGGCATTTAC TCCAAGGTCAGGAGGCTCATCACTGGCAACGACCAAAAGCTGCTGCGCTCGGGCAAGGCGGCGTTTCGCTTCCTCATCCCGCGCGCAGCGGCTCTGAAGGATCCTGTCACCGCCCCCCTggtcgacaaggagaactCTCTCGGCATATGGTTCGACACGGACAGGCGTATCGTCGTCTACCCTTGCAACAACAACCAGTTTTTGAACTTTGTGTGCATTCACCCCGATACCGAGTCGCATGCAACCGCAACAGACG AATGGAACAAGAAGGGTTCCATTGAACAGCTTTTGAAGGTGTATCAGGAATTCGATCCTGCAGTCTTGCAGTTGATCAAAAAGGTCCACCCCGACGAGGTCAATGTTTGGCAGTTGTTGGACATGGACGCCATGCCGAAGTGGGTGAACGGCAAGCTGGCTTTACTCGGCGATGCTGCCCACCCATTCACACCTC ATCAAGGACAGGGAGCAGGTCAGGCGATGGAAGACGCCGCGGCGTTGGCAATCGTCCTGCCCAAGGGGACGTCTCCGGAGGACGTCACGGAACGGCTCCAACTTTACGAGAAGATCCGCATGGAGCGCGCACACACAATCCAGGAGTTCTCTCGCCAGGCTGGCAAGGATAGAATACCTGGACAGCCACCCGCAATTCAGA TGATGAACTACACAAATTACAACTTCGGCCACGATGAACACGATCACGCAACCAAGATTTTCAACAAGTACCTCTGGTCCAAGAAGAAAGATCTCTACTGGCGCATGCCCATCGGGTTCGGTCCCTTCCCAGGCCCCCGTCAAGACTTCTACGGCCGGCGTCAGCCATCCGAGCTCGACCGTACTTTCAAGACTATCTCTGTCAAGTTTCTCACGTCGCGGACCTTTCTCGAGACGATTCTCCCAACCGACTCCTTCCGGTTCAAGGAGCCTGGCACCGTCTGCACCGCCTCCCTCTCCGTCACCCAGGTCAACAATATGTCGTGGCTTGGTGGTGGCGGCTACAACCACCTGGGCCTCTACATCCACGGCATCGAGTATGTCAAGCACGACGGGAACTCGATCAACGGCACCCATCTCGCCGTGCTTTTCGAGTCGCTCGCGGACCCTATCGTCTCGGGCCGCGAGGAGCTAGGCATGCCGAAGCTCTTCTGTGACATCGACGTCGAACACCACGCCACGGCGGCACGCGTGCGCGCGTCGTGGCGGGGCACCAAGTTCGTAGACATCACGCTCAAGAACCTCCAACCAGACACCCCCGACACAGAGCACGGCATCAttggcggcgaggcggactTCGGCATCCTTACCTACCGGTACATCCCATCGGTCGGAGAGCCTGgcaaggccgacgccgagtaCGCCTGCGTGGTGCCgcacgaggaggaggcgcggGATGTTCCGGCCACGGTGCACGCCGTGTCGAGGTCGTCTGACGTCTTTGTCAAGATGGAGGGGCACGACTGGGAGAAGCTTCCGACGCTGCACCACGTCGCGAAGTTCCTGGCCGAGATCCCCATCTACAAGGTCGCGGGTGCCAAGGTTgtggagggaaagggggtgCCCAACGTGTCGGCGGCGCGAAGGATAGAGTAA
- a CDS encoding Putative oryzine biosynthesis cluster protein J/Cupin-domain-containing oxidoreductase virC yields the protein MTSSTPSSDLRRPQRFITDHAPDGKAIFNTTLPTEIPQQTVGGDVKFYLGYTTEQTPVSLTGNKDVESYATRLANPPGIVIPGGSVVRIVDMPPSSLSPMHRTVSLDYGVVLEGEVDLELDSGETRRMRRGDVSVQRGTMHAWKNVSETQWSRMLYVLQESEPLEVAGQVLKEDYGVGMGDVKPSTK from the coding sequence ATGACCTCTTCAACTCCTTCCAGCGacctccgccgccctcaGCGCTTCATTACAGACCATGCCCCCGACGGCAAAGCCATCTTCAACACCACTCTCCCCACCGAGATCCCCCAACAAACCGTCGGAGGTGACGTAAAATTCTACCTCGGCTACACCACCGAACAGACACCTGTCTCCCTCACCGGCAACAAGGATGTCGAGTCCTACGCCACGCGCCTCGCGAACCCGCCGGGCATCGTGATCCCTGGCGGCAGCGTCGTGCGCATCGTCGAcatgccgccgagctccttgtcGCCCATGCACCGCACCGTGAGCCTTGACTACGGGGTTGTACTCGAGGGGGAGGTCGATCTAGAGCTGGATTCCGGGGAGACGAGAAGAATGCGGAGGGGGGACGTGAGCGTGCAAAGGGGCACGATGCATGCGTGGAAGAATGTGAGCGAGACGCAGTGGTCGAGGATGCTGTACGTGCTACAAGAGAGCGAGCCGCTCGAGGTCGCTGGGCAGGTTTTGAAGGAAGATTACGGCGTGGGGATGGGTGATGTGAAGCCGTCCACGAAATGA
- a CDS encoding Putative FYVE zinc finger, Zinc finger, RING-type, Zinc finger, FYVE/PHD-type, whose protein sequence is MASPDGGAAPASLDDPNRLYEDGGDSISGSSHIGSDASSTSLERGDCRWRNARYHDMECSRYFDCPTHVVERQLSDDEAEEDDAGEDEPTVHLQMEDDTIEISSSARLRTIEPAVPDVTSEPRASFAPVPEPTTTDQPTEPTNSAQATSARDTQGPGESQDPEEAAPAPPTPLSSRLSESSQPLPPTATPAQPTGEFVPPERSSSLATSQAANVSLHDLSLRPALSSSRPPTTPPPPPARRSSSSTAVPPVSRAQQSSEERSSPPEFIYPRWQPDAEVTLCPICHIQFSIFVRKHHCRKCGRVVCNACSPHRITIPYQYIVQPPGQPRLAAQRYPSSLISGEGGYADFSNLGGGERVRLCNPCVPDPNTTPPHQPLGSPSQLSPRGSHYRSQSSIGTMSSNAPPPNRFSGYFTSGPSPETYARSRSITHSGSGGPSGSRGHHQSTQNRIMAGTPPTYYPSSSSGYPGSSRYRSMLDVGPSSSSSAAHNRALPPPPPPQIAEEDECPVCHRELPSRSLPNFEAVRETHINTCITAHSTYSGTPTGETPQDTVGTPPPLAVRRTGMFPYVATEKDCVDSAECTICLEEFEVGVPMARLECLCRFHRSCISAWFVNHPGRCPVHQHDSFGY, encoded by the exons ATGGCGAGTCCAGACGGTGGAGCTGCCCCAGCTTCCCTAGACGATCCCAACCGCTTGTACGAGGATGGAGGAGACTCGATATCGGGCAGCTCCCACATAGGGAGTGATGCCTCAAGCACCTCTCTAGAAAGAGGAGACTGTCGCTGGAGGAATGCCCGATACCACGACATGGAGTGCTCCCGATACTTTGACTGCCCTACTCACGTCGTGGAGAGACAGCtctccgacgacgaagccgaggaggacgatgcgGGGGAGGACGAACCAACGGTGCATCTTCAGATGGAAGACGACACGATCGAAATTTCTTCGAGTGCAAGGCTACGAACCATCGAGCCCGCCGTGCCAGATGTAACTTCAGAACCGAGAGCAAGCTTTGCGCCCGTGCCCGAGCCGACGACTACGGATCAACCGACAGAACCAACAAATTCAGCACAGGCAACCTCAGCACGGGATACTCAAGGGCCTGGTGAGTCTCAGGATCCCGAAGAAGCCGCACCGGCACCACCAACGCCTTTGAGCTCTCGACTTTCAGAGTCTTCCCAACCTCTTCCACCCACCGCAACACCTGCGCAACCCACTGGAGAGTTTGTCCCGCCGGAAAGGTCATCCAGTTTGGCAACCTCGCAAGCTGCAAACGTATCGTTGCACGACTTGTCTCTTCGTCCAGCCTTGTCATCGAGTCGACCCCCTacgacgccgcccccgccgccagcTAGACGATCGAGCTCTTCAACTGCTGTTCCGCCCGTCTCGCGGGCCCAGCAGAGTTCTGAGGAGAGGAGCAGCCCTCCCGAGTTTATCTACCCAAGGTGGCAGCCAGACGCAGAGGTTACTCTCTGTCCGATATGCCACATACAGTTCAGCATTTTTGTTAGAAAACATCACTGCAG GAAATGTGGTAGAGTCGTGTGTAACGCCTGCTCGCCTCACCGAATCACGATTCCTTATCAGTATATTGTACAACCGCCAGGACAACCGCGGCTCGCGGCCCAGAGATACCCGTCGTCCCTCATCAGTGGTGAGGGAGGATATGCAGATTTCAGCAATCTTGGTGGAGGAGAGCGAGTTCGTCTATGCAACCCATGTGTCCCCGACCCCAACACCACGCCGCCTCATCAGCCGCTCGGCTCGCCGTCACAGTTATCCCCCCGGGGCTCGCATTACAGATCACAAAGCAGCATCGGCACAATGTCCAGCAACGCGCCCCCTCCCAATCGGTTCTCGGGCTACTTCACGTCGGGTCCTTCCCCGGAGACCTACGCGCGGTCTAGAAGCATCACG CATTCCGGCTCCGGTGGGCCCTCAGGCTCTCGCGGACATCACCAGTCTACCCAAAACCGGATCATGGCGGGGACCCCTCCAACGTACTAcccttcgtcatcgtccggCTACCCGGGCTCATCCCGTTACCGGTCTATGCTGGACGTTGgcccgtcttcttcatcatcggccgCCCATAACCGTgcactgccgccgccgccgccgccccagatCGCTGAGGAGGATGAGTGTCCCGTTTGCCACCGGGAGCTGCCCTCACGCAGCCTGCCCAACTTCGAGGCCGTACGAGAGACGCACATCAACACCTGCATCACCGCCCACAGTACATATAGCGGCACGCCGACGGGTGAGACGCCACAGGATACCGTCGGGACTCCGCCTCCTTTAGCCGTACGCCGGACTGGCATGTTTCCCTATGTGGCAACGGAGAAGGACTGCGTCGACTCTGCCGAGTGCACCATCTGCCTTGAGGAGTTCGAGGTAGGCGTCCCCATGGCGCGTCTAGAATGCCTTTGCCGTTTCCATCGGTCTTGCATCTCGGCCTGGTTTGTCAATCATCCCGGACGGTGCCCCGTCCACCAGCATGATAGTTTTGGCTATTGA
- a CDS encoding Putative rlpA-like protein, double-psi beta-barrel, which yields MRHHILLLAATAAHMAFAKPIRACPAKSRSTTVITFTVGPTSAVPTLSPVRPTPIEQSAPSETPVEAPVETPVQVSPSVTTPAPPSAPVGEKAAPSSSSVKTPVVSTTPISSGETKQGKSTFYGGNTSGGMCSFSTYTIPSGLFGTAFSGQVWDSAAHCGACVKVTGPNGNSLTAMIVDQCPECDEGHLDLFQDAFTKLGSVSDGIISTSYEFVECGITSPIKLHNKSGTSPHWFSMQVLNHNEPVSTLEVSTDGGSTWQATTRQQYNFFENPSGFGTDSVDVRVTSESGNIVTVEGVSIAADSEHEAAANF from the coding sequence ATGAGACATCACATTCTTTTGCtggccgccacggccgcccaCATGGCTTTCGCCAAACCGATCAGGGCCTGCCCTGCGAAGTCGCGCTCGACGACCGTCATCACCTTCACTGTCGGTCCGACATCCGCAGTTCCGACACTTTCCCCCGTCCGCCCGACGCCGATCGAGCAGTCGGCCCCGTCCGAGACCCCCGTCGAAGCACCCGTCGAGACCCCTGTTCAGGTGTCGCCGTCCGTCACCACtcccgcgccgccttcgGCCCCCGTGGGGGAGAAGGCCGCCCCATCGTCGAGCAGTGTCAAAACCCCGGTCGTATCCACGACACCGATCAGCAGCGGCGAGACTAAACAGGGCAAGTCGACATTCTATGGCGGCAACACCTCCGGTGGCATgtgctccttctcgacgtaCACCATCCCCTCGGGCCTGTTCGGCACCGCCTTCTCCGGCCAGGTTTGGGATTCGGCCGCTCACTGCGGTGCTTGCGTCAAGGTCACCGGCCCCAACGGAAATAGCTTGACGGCGATGATTGTCGACCAATGCCCCGAGTGCGACGAGGGCCACCTCGATCTCTTCCAAGACGCCTTCACCAAGCTTGGTTCCGTTTCAGACGGCATCATATCGACTTCGTACGAGTTCGTCGAGTGCGGCATCACGTCGCCCATCAAGCTGCACAACAAGTCCGGTACATCGCCCCACTGGTTCTCCATGCAGGTGTTGAACCACAACGAGCCCGTATCGACGCTGGAGGTTAGCACGGACGGTGGAAGTACCTGgcaggcgacgacgcgccAGCAGTACAACTTCTTTGAGAACCCGAGCGGCTTCGGAACCGACTCTGTTGACGTTCGGGTGACGAGTGAATCCGGAAATATTGTAACTGTCGAGGGCGTCAGCATCGCGGCCGACTCTGAGCACGAGGCAGCAGCCAACTTCTAA